A stretch of Tigriopus californicus strain San Diego chromosome 11, Tcal_SD_v2.1, whole genome shotgun sequence DNA encodes these proteins:
- the LOC131890296 gene encoding phosphatidylinositol transfer protein alpha isoform-like: MKTRELRIPLPMTVDDYLIAQNWSFNEQSRRETGGGEGVEIVKNEPFSGQSFLYGKYDTGQYTYKIYHVETKVPTLVRAIVKPIIGKNGFQLHEEAWNCYPYCKTVISNPGYMKDNFKVVLESIHLPDAGNTSNALGMDPEAYKKIDHVTLDIIADKCSLRDKAFDPVTYCSKKANLGPLNAKTWRETTQPIMTCYKFITVQFKWFGIQNKMENVILDQYTKMLLALHQQMWCWTDEWLGMTMDDIRKLEEDTKDELHNQIKEKQKRGTTNLD; encoded by the exons ATGAAGACTCGAGAATTACGGATCCCGTTGCCCATGACTGTGGATGATTATTTGATTGCTCAAAATTGGTCATTCAATGAGCAAAGTCGCCGTGAAACAGGGGGTGGTGAAGGTGTTGAGATCGTCAAGAACGAACCTTTCTCTGGTCAATCTTTCCTGTATGGGAAATATGACACTGGTCAATACACCTACAAGATCTATCATGTTGAAACCAAGGTTCCAACTCTAGTCAG GGCAATTGTGAAGCCCATCATTGGCAAGAATGGCTTTCAGCTCCATGAAGAAGCGTGGAATTGTTATCCGTATTGCAAGACTGTCATCAGTAACCCAGGTTATATGAAGGATAACTTCAAGGTTGTCTTGGAAAGTATTCATCTCCCTGATGCTGGAAACACCTCCAATGCATTGGGCATGGATCCCGAAGCTTACAAGAAGATCGATCACGTCACTCTCGACATCATTGCTGACAAATGTTCCTTGAGAGATAAAGCCTTCGATCCCGTCACTTATTGCTCCAAGAAGGCTAATCTGGGGCCTTTGAACGCCAAGACCTGGAGAGAGACCACGCAACCTATCATGACGTGCTACAAGTTCATCACGGTTCAGTTCAAGTGGTTTGGCATCCAGAACAAGATGGAAAACGTCATCTTGGACCAATACACCAAGATGTTACTCGCTCTGCATCAACAAATGTGGTGCTGGACCGACGAATGGTTAGGAATGACAATGGATGACATTCGAAAGCTGGAAGAAGACACCAAGGACGAGCTTCATAACCAGATCAAAGAGAAGCAAAAGCGAGGAACCACCAATTTGGATTGA
- the LOC131890295 gene encoding uncharacterized protein LOC131890295: MAAATKNYPVKFVWDHGGSEVFLSIKNPQGDNRTMAVPFHHYGHHEVTLMLPVGRFEYRYLVDGTWRYDEDLPALKIERTKYNNMIKVKAPTLNEVQWNKTPRPENLQRAKAKVKQQKTRKYKKPTDEVTWSGCRTPFEDTSCRDEFMSEQLWTEEHIQASSPEKESPQVKLASEEKVDKVLSASESTIMSDDVTDNNTDNLPDLEEAFSRETGKKTDKHPVFLTELDPTSIGTDPDLMSQGTDIEDTLEDPEDIDLLMEPKPAQSSNPGGNMFEFANLFSSNLCENLVQEAIKVAATKRNEIRPQIQILIEEILEDEDQEFNDSTFKTKRSDSFVRATEELTDMLTSDLMGNIQRTPISKELLVQTICEHKESHGTAITGSVKADQLANHLAKMRKSQKSEMTTIENDNEISQELTQRPEAKDTDKTEAQDGINEGQNAKRDDNSSSNMSVKVTNLDQVEIMKDAEDAVVVNQEQQFSSKVKKPKIIYKHNIIYMDQARVFPENQTISEESYALGQAESENDNLSNDSGLSSKTVDRVKTEESKSHPSSIKQSLFKNGNSDQSNQDRQEVDVANASSENEIDDDLMTTSSAPNGNKQSAQDMEIIQNRPPPPPPPTIIIDEVALDDTNADFSDEEDFIPPTNEVVAKIKFSIKETTTSVQDEFNDNDVQVPLIQEHNTPQNEDKSLDKDKSTDPDVPEIEDPSSQSNDQDSSIDNDKSKVENSASKLDNSDIETKETNLKYEQSDSNSNPDDDQFAPGSILPANKTKDIEGESGLTDDEQVEKAQKTTSKYKQSDLSSENNDQNDTPSGSPVPTKVRETNGETSFAEGEQAHTDDPSNETVTGTKEAANKDTEKTERSLDHPTQSNENIRNDQSQELSSDDWEDLGVELTLDKAPPQRPNNSPQGQFVDERIPVEEPLCQEVFIAPLYGNKPNQEEPFHGLNIPVEEPICDVMEVALCYETGNNSTESLKELIDQYHVSAMTEAELQISNSQSTVVNGDSGGGKDYDADEEVDGQFDVDTDDDDDDSDFEHWPNVGSKRGKDIFADVRNELNAIQKSRSQSDMYIQNELQKSASKSKFLEEIKQKKGDKPEAKESSKSTLRRKKKERQERSRGARPTLATKPKRSRSAGDRSSQAFNGKSGTPLPNIENVSIPSHRKVNPYEDMPKKLDEVFGKIRAEKVEAVAPVSQPEERVAVYFETGDYSVSGMNEAVKLKPTDLKTKKTSHKSRPKIEQNGKHTKPKDQDNPPEPPVADLIQIEEPLVEPPLVMEPQQSDPHTPIPEIPNEEPSEVVEQPLDTNVLETDDAPTLADDVNNVDESSSAQTEIEMLELPPTEDEKLEESGDLNATLEIPDNLEPPRIGINGFERMGRLILQAAFECGLEIQAINDPFIAANFMVYGLKYEVAHSNKTYHKEEMAVRQSPTGQLMVNGKSIHVFECRDSAKIPWEEAGVNYVIETSEALQSAIEAQRHLRSPFRGMKRPKPESITDQPKPHSVVYGGCHHVILASPANDAPLYAVGVNDHKFDPNERIRSHVSPTASALLPILKLLDDSFGLISCSFTLLKSIRVGDSKSIKCPSLGPSSHSKVIKWDFTENLVPIGLNLVSEELVRVIPKLGGKVSGICVYVPTPDVSMLDLTISLKHESDQIYRDVCLKLKEAAEGPLRNVLRYCMKQSDDNPASSVFASDTHSAVVDAKSGTQITRNVVKLVVWFDNDYGFANRIIDLVTKSHILKQRERVSFV; encoded by the exons ATGGCAGCTGCCACCAAAAACTATCCGGTGAAGTTTGTATGGGATCATGGGGGCTCAGAAGTGTTCCTTAGTATCAAGAACCCCCAAGGTGATAATCGAACCATGGCTGTGCCTTTTCATCACTATGGGCACCATGAGGTGACTCTAATGTTACCCGTGGGACGCTTTGAGTATCG GTACTTGGTCGATGGAACTTGGAGGTATGATGAAGACCTACCGGCCTTAAAGATCGAACGAACCAAGTACAATAATATGATCAAAGTGAAAGCACCCACTTTGAACGAGGTCCAGTGGAACAAAACACCTCGACCAGAGAACCTTCAGCGGGCAAAAGCAAAGGTCAAGCAACAAAAGACCCGAAAATACAAGAAGCCGACCGACGAGGTGACTTGGAGTGGGTGCCGAACTCCATTTGAGGACACATCTTGCCGTGATGAGTTCATGAGCGAACAGCTCTGGACTGAAGAACACATTCAGGCCTCGTCACCCGAGAAAGAAAGTCCACAAGTAAAATTGGCCTCAGAGGAGAAGGTCGACAAGGTGCTGTCTGCTAGTGAATCAACCATCATGAGTGATGATGTGACGGATAATAATACGGACAACTTGCCTGATCTCGAAGAGGCCTTCAGCCGAGAAACGGGTAAGAAAACGGATAAGCATCCGGTGTTTCTCACGGAATTGGATCCGACCTCAATTGGAACCGATCCGGATCTCATGTCTCAGGGCACAGACATTGAGGACACTCTGGAAGACCCTGAAGACATTGACTTACTTATGGAGCCGAAACCTGCACA AAGCTCCAATCCTGGGGGAAACATGTTCGAATTTGCCAATCTATTTTCCTCGAATCTGTGCGAGAACCTCGTTCAAGAAGCGATCAAAGTGGCCGCGacgaaaagaaatgaaattcgtCCCCAAATCCAGATTCTGATCGAAGAAATCCTGGAGGATGAGGATCAAGAGTTCAATGATTCCACTTTTAAGACGAAGCGAAGCGACTCTTTCGTGAGAGCGACCGAGGAATTGACCGACATGCTTACGAGCGATCTAATGGGGAACATTCAAAGGACTCCCATCTCCAAAGAGCTCCTCGTGCAAACGATCTGCGAGCATAAAGAGTCCCATGGGACAGCCATTACAGGAAGCGTTAAAGCAGATCAACTGGCTAATCACCTGGCAAAGAtgagaaaaagtcaaaaaagtgaaatgacCACAATTGAGAACGACAATGAGATCTCTCAAGAACTGACCCAAAGGCCAGAAGCGAAGGATACGGATAAGACCGAGGCACAAGATGGGATTAATGAAGGACAAAATGCAAAACGAGACGATAACTCAAGCAGTAACATGTCCGTGAAAGTCACAAATTTGGATCAAGTGGAGATCATGAAGGACGCAGAGGATGCTGTAGTGGTGAATCAAGAACAACAATTCTCTTCCAAagtcaaaaagccaaaaatcaTTTACAAGCATAACATTATCTACATGGATCAAGCGAGAGTTTTTCCAGAGAATCAAACGATCTCTGAAGAGTCCTATGCTCTAGGTCAGGCAGAGTCtgaaaatgataatctttCAAATGACTCTGGGCTTTCCTCCAAGACAGTCGATAGGGTTAAAACAGAAGAATCGAAATCACATCCTTCAAGCATAAAGCAATCTTTGTTTAAGAATGGCAATTCCGATCAGTCAAACCAGGACCGCCAAGAAGTTGATGTAGCAAACGCGTCATccgaaaatgaaattgatgatgACTTAATGACAACATCTTCTGCTCCCAATGGAAATAAGCAATCAGCCCAAGACAtggaaatcattcaaaatcggcctcctcctcctcctcctcctacaaTAATCATCGACGAAGTTGCTCTGGATGATACGAATGCCGACTTCTCTGACGAAGAAGACTTCATTCCACCTACCAACGAAGTGGTggccaaaataaaattttccatcaaggaAACAACAACTTCGGTACAAGATGAGTtcaatgataatgatgttCAAGTTCCTCTCATACAAGAACATAATACACCACAAAATGAAGACAAATCTTTAGACAAAGATAAGTCTACTGACCCGGACGTTCCAGAAATTGAAGATCCATCATCCCAAAGCAATGATCAAGATTCCTCGATAGATAATGACAAATCCAAGGTGGAAAATTCAGCATCCAAACTTGACAATTCAGACATAGAGACCAAAGAGACCAATTTAAAATACGAGCAAAGTGATTCGAATTCGAACCCAGATGATGATCAGTTTGCCCCAGGTTCTATTCTTCCCGCCAACAAAACCAAAGATATCGAGGGCGAAAGTGGTCTTACTGACGACGAACAAGTTGAAAAGGCCCAAAAGACCACCTCAAAATACAAGCAAAGTGATCTGAGTTCCGAGAATAACGATCAGAATGATACCCCTTCAGGGTCTCCAGTTCCAACCAAGGTCAGAGAAACAAATGGCGAAACATCTTTTGCTGAAGGCGAACAAGCTCATACAGATGATCCGTCAAACGAAACGGTGACAGGAACGAAAGAGGCCGCGAACAAGGACACAGAGAAAACAGAAAGAAGTTTAGATCATCCCACACAGTCAAACGAAAATATCAGAAATGACCAGTCTCAAGAGCTATCGTCAGATGACTGGGAAGACCTGGGTGTGGAACTGACTCTCGATAAAGCACCACCCCAAAGGCCAAATAATTCACCCCAAGGACAATTTGTTGACGAGAGAATTCCCGTGGAAGAGCCTCTTTGCCAAGAAGtgttcattgctccactttaTGGGAACAAACCGAATCAAGAAGAACCATTTCATGGGCTTAATATACCCGTTGAAGAGCCCATTTGTGACGTGATGGAAGTCGCTCTTTGTTATGAGACTGGCAATAACTCCACGGAGAGCCTTAAGGAGTTGATAGATCAATATCACGTATCTGCAATGACGGAAGCCGAACTGCAGATCAGCAACAGTCAAAGCACTGTTGTCAACGGAGACTCCGGGGGAGGAAAAGATTATGATGCTGATGAAGAGGTGGACGGACAG TTCGATGTTGATaccgatgatgatgacgatgacagCGACTTTGAACATTGGCCGAATGTGGGCTCTAAAAGAGGAAAGGACATCTTTGCCGATGTCAGGAACGAACTGAACGCGATCCAGAAATCTCGGTCTCAAAGTGACATGTACATTCAGAATGAGTTGCAAAAATCAGCTTCCAAATCGAAATTTCTAGAAGAAATCAAGCAGAAAAAGGGGGACAAACCGGAAGCCAAGGAGTCGAGCAAGAGCACTCTTAGgcggaaaaagaaagagcgtCAGGAACGATCCAGAGGAGCTCGCCCAACCTTGGCGACCAAACCAAAGAGAAGTCGCAGTGCTGGTGATCGTAGTAGCCAGGCCTTTAATGGCAAAAGTGGAACACCCCTGCCAAATATTGAGAATGTTTCCATCCCCAGTCACAGAAAAGTTAACCCTTATGAGGATATGCCTAAAAAACTGGATGAAGTGTTCGGAAAAATTAGGGCTGAAAAGGTCGAGGCTGTTGCGCCCGTTTCTCAGCCTGAGGAAAGAGTTGCCGTCTACTTTGAAACTGGAGATTACTCTGTCAGTGGAATGAACGAAGCTGTCAAACTAAAGCCGACAGacttgaaaacgaaaaaaactaGCCATAAATCAAGGCCCAAAATTGAACAGAATGGTAAACACACGAAGCCAAAGGATCAAGACAACCCACCAGAGCCTCCTGTGGctgatttgatccaaattgaagAGCCTCTTGTTGAACCTCCACTTGTGATGGAACCACAGCAATCTGATCCACATACTCCAATTCCAGAAATACCCAATGAAGAACCATCTGAGGTAGTAGAACAACCACTTGACACCAACGTCCTGGAGACTGATGATGCCCCTACCTTAGCTGATGACGTCAACAATGTTGACGAATCCTCCTCCGCACAAACAGAGATTGAAATGCTTGAACTTCCCCCTActgaagacgaaaaacttgAAGAGTCGGGGGATCTCAATGCTACACTTGAAATCCCTGACAATTTGGAGCCTCCCAGGATCGGCATCAACGGCTTTGAGAGAATGGGCCGTTTGATCCTGCAAGCAGCTTTTGAATGTGGTCTGGAGATTCAAGCGATCAATGATCCCTTCATAGCGGCCAATTTCATGGTATACGGCCTCAAATATGAGGTGGCTCATAGCAATAAAACATACCATAAGGAGGAAATGGCCGTCCGACAAAGCCCGACGGGTCAACTCATGGTCAATGGGAAGAGCATCCACGTGTTTGAATGCAGGGACAGTGCCAAGATCCCTTGGGAGGAAGCTGGAGTGAATTACGTTATTGAGACGTCGGAAGCTTTGCAATCAGCCATAGAAGCCCAACGCCATCTGCGATCACCATTTCGGGGTATGAAACGCCCCAAGCCTGAAAGCATCACCGACCAACCCAAGCCTCATTCGGTAGTCTATGGAGGATGCCACCATGTGATTCTAGCCTCACCCGCCAACGATGCCCCACTCTATGCAGTCGGAGTGAACGAtcacaaatttgatccaaatgagAGGATCCGATCTCACGTGTCCCCAACGGCAAGTGCCTTGCTCCCGATTCTGAAGCTTCTGGATGATAGCTTCGGATTGATTTCATGCAGCTTTACCTTGCTCAAATCCATTCGAGTGGGAGATAGCAAGTCGATCAAGTGTCCAAgccttggaccatcctctcatTCCAAGGTGATCAAATGGGACTTCACCGAAAATCTGGTGCCTATTGGTCTAAACCTTGTGTCGGAGGAGTTGGTCCGGGTCATCCCGAAACTTGGGGGCAAAGTCAGTGGAATATGCGTGTACGTTCCAACCCCGGATGTGTCCATGCTAGATCTAACTATATCCTTGAAGCACGAGAGTGATCAGATCTATCGGGACGTGTGCCTCAAGTTGAAAGAAGCCGCTGAAGGTCCTCTTAGGAATGTTCTGAGATATTGCATGAAACAGAGCGACGACAACCCGGCCAGTTCGGTTTTTGCCAGTGATACCCATTCCGCCGTGGTTGATGCCAAGTCGGGAACACAGATCACCCGAAATGTCGTGAAGCTGGTGGTTTGGTTCGATAACGATTACGGATTTGCCAACCGCATCATTGACCTTGTGACTAAATCTCATATTCTTAAGCAACGTGAACGTGTGTCATTTGTGTAA